Proteins found in one Sporosarcina sp. FSL K6-3457 genomic segment:
- a CDS encoding DUF2922 domain-containing protein has translation MAKTLQLNFTTAAGKKVMLTVDEPRAGLTAAAVETAMQEIIASGVFEVDGTLLETSRGARIVERHVTELA, from the coding sequence ATGGCAAAAACTTTGCAATTGAATTTCACGACAGCAGCTGGTAAGAAAGTAATGCTGACAGTCGATGAGCCACGTGCCGGTTTAACGGCAGCAGCTGTGGAGACTGCGATGCAGGAAATTATCGCATCGGGCGTGTTCGAGGTCGATGGAACGCTACTTGAAACGTCAAGAGGCGCCCGTATCGTCGAGCGTCATGTGACTGAACTCGCATAA
- a CDS encoding DUF1659 domain-containing protein → MAALEFKNAVGRVHFDGGLTEDGKLIRKSKTYRNIAKNADVDGLYNALEQLAQLSALPFTNAEKVETSNVID, encoded by the coding sequence ATGGCGGCACTCGAATTTAAAAACGCAGTCGGTCGAGTTCACTTTGATGGTGGTTTGACGGAGGACGGCAAACTGATTCGCAAATCGAAGACCTATCGTAACATCGCGAAAAATGCAGACGTGGACGGCTTGTACAATGCGCTTGAGCAACTTGCGCAGTTATCAGCACTTCCGTTCACTAATGCGGAGAAAGTAGAAACATCTAACGTCATTGACTAA